In one window of Pseudodesulfovibrio sediminis DNA:
- a CDS encoding phosphate acyltransferase: MADHAPITSLKGLVRAALEINVGGSMPKVAIARSAEGFVLRAGVEAFERGVAEPILIGDIEETRRIAEARGLDISPFRTIHIAEDEQAVYEAVRLFREGEAQLIMKGLVPTVTLLKAVLNKETGVPHPSRILSHVSAFESPLDGRLMLMTDPGVNINPSLQRKVDILKNALIVARMLGMRAPRAAVLAATEKINYPAMPATLDGDILTKMARQGEFGDALVLGPLSLDLAVSREAAATKHFDHPVAGNADILLTPNIEAGNILYKSLTTLSRCTMAAVVVGSRVPVVVPSRGDSDASKFHSIALASVLAHRSDS; the protein is encoded by the coding sequence GTGGCGGATCATGCACCCATAACCAGCCTGAAAGGCCTTGTCCGGGCCGCTCTGGAGATCAATGTGGGCGGCTCCATGCCCAAGGTCGCCATTGCCCGCTCTGCCGAAGGGTTCGTGCTTCGTGCAGGGGTGGAAGCCTTTGAACGCGGCGTGGCCGAACCCATTCTCATTGGCGATATCGAGGAGACCCGACGGATCGCCGAGGCTCGGGGGTTGGATATCTCCCCTTTCCGCACTATCCACATCGCCGAAGATGAACAGGCGGTGTACGAGGCGGTGCGCCTTTTCCGGGAGGGAGAGGCCCAACTCATCATGAAAGGGCTGGTCCCTACGGTCACGCTGCTCAAGGCAGTGCTGAACAAGGAGACCGGCGTCCCGCACCCCTCACGCATCCTTTCCCATGTCTCAGCTTTCGAATCCCCGCTGGACGGACGACTGATGCTCATGACCGACCCCGGGGTGAACATCAACCCCAGCCTGCAACGCAAGGTGGATATACTCAAAAACGCGCTAATCGTGGCCCGGATGCTCGGCATGCGCGCGCCCAGAGCCGCGGTGCTGGCCGCCACCGAAAAGATCAACTATCCGGCCATGCCCGCCACCCTGGACGGCGACATCCTGACCAAGATGGCCCGACAGGGCGAATTCGGCGATGCCCTGGTCCTTGGACCGCTCTCGCTGGATCTGGCCGTGTCCAGGGAGGCCGCGGCCACCAAGCATTTCGATCATCCCGTGGCAGGCAATGCAGACATCCTGCTGACCCCCAATATCGAGGCGGGCAACATTCTCTACAAATCACTGACCACACTGTCCCGCTGCACCATGGCAGCAGTTGTCGTCGGCAGCAGGGTGCCTGTCGTCGTTCCTTCTCGCGGGGACTCCGATGCGAGTAAGTTTCACTCCATTGCCCTTGCGTCTGTTCTGGCCCACAGGAGCGATTCATGA
- the buk gene encoding butyrate kinase, producing the protein MIFVINPGSTSTKLTVMEKGKLHAAEEIQHAKSEVAQFERVADQFDFRMQAIGAFIEKASIDAGRLTAVAGRGGLLHPLEGGVYEVSDDMIADLQQARYGEHPCNLGAILARKLGLTWNIPAYVVDPAVTDEMMEKARLTGLPEIERRSLFHALNQRGVAHIIADKLDIAYESSNFIVCHLGGGISIGAHRKGRVVDVVNGLDGEGPFTPERSGGLPILSVLNRLARHEGSLDDIREGVLRQGGLFAHMGTNDPRQIVARMEAGDAQARLVFEAMAYNIAKNISALAPALVEEDGLSIDAIILTGGLARSVPLVTAVSHDVAHLGRVEVVPGEVEMASLAAGVERVLSGEASARQYYA; encoded by the coding sequence ATGATTTTCGTCATCAACCCCGGTTCCACATCCACCAAGCTGACCGTGATGGAAAAAGGCAAACTGCATGCGGCAGAGGAAATCCAACATGCCAAGAGTGAAGTCGCCCAATTCGAGCGCGTGGCAGACCAATTCGATTTTCGCATGCAGGCCATTGGTGCCTTCATTGAAAAAGCAAGCATTGACGCGGGTCGGTTAACTGCCGTGGCAGGACGTGGCGGTCTGCTCCACCCGCTTGAGGGCGGTGTTTACGAAGTGTCCGACGATATGATCGCGGATCTGCAACAGGCCAGATATGGCGAGCATCCCTGCAACTTGGGAGCCATACTGGCCCGAAAACTGGGGTTGACCTGGAACATCCCCGCCTATGTGGTCGACCCGGCGGTCACGGATGAAATGATGGAGAAGGCGCGGTTGACCGGCCTGCCGGAGATAGAACGACGCAGCCTGTTCCACGCCTTGAATCAGCGCGGAGTCGCTCATATCATTGCCGACAAGCTGGATATCGCCTACGAATCCTCGAATTTCATCGTCTGTCATCTGGGGGGCGGCATTTCCATCGGCGCACACCGCAAGGGGCGCGTGGTCGACGTGGTCAACGGCCTGGACGGTGAAGGGCCGTTCACACCGGAACGGTCCGGCGGACTGCCCATCCTGTCTGTCCTGAACAGGCTGGCACGGCATGAAGGGAGTCTTGACGACATCCGCGAAGGCGTGCTCCGGCAGGGAGGCCTGTTCGCCCACATGGGGACCAATGATCCCCGCCAGATTGTGGCACGCATGGAAGCGGGCGATGCACAGGCCCGGCTGGTCTTCGAGGCCATGGCGTACAATATCGCCAAGAACATTTCCGCGCTGGCTCCCGCACTGGTCGAGGAAGACGGGTTGTCCATCGACGCGATCATCCTGACAGGAGGGCTGGCACGGAGTGTACCGCTCGTCACGGCGGTGTCCCACGACGTGGCCCACCTCGGAAGGGTGGAGGTCGTCCCGGGAGAGGTGGAAATGGCTTCACTGGCAGCCGGAGTGGAGCGTGTGCTGAGCGGAGAGGCCTCTGCACGCCAATACTATGCGTGA
- a CDS encoding CheR family methyltransferase, producing the protein MGSLFSKSTSLRKSIRITDDEFVKLRDFIYEKSGIFVDVKRKYLFENRFSRRLGELGLTGFSDYIKYLNYDVKKDEELKHLFELVTTNETSLCRDMRQLTAFKDHVLKEKIEEQRKAGKLELNIWSAGCSSGEEPYTLAILLLESLRLEIAKWRINITAVDLSADMIRRATKGVYGEYAFKTTPDEIKDKYFTEVPGGWKIKPAVQKLVRFKQMNLNDSGSLKTVPRSHIVFCRNVIIYFDDAMKKKVIGAYYDNLLPGGYLMVGHSESLHKISQSFKPVYHPGAIAYRKEE; encoded by the coding sequence ATGGGATCTCTTTTTTCCAAATCCACTTCTTTACGAAAAAGCATCAGAATCACGGACGACGAGTTCGTGAAGCTGCGTGACTTCATATATGAAAAGAGCGGTATATTCGTTGACGTCAAACGGAAATATCTCTTTGAAAACAGGTTTTCCAGACGACTGGGCGAGTTGGGACTGACCGGATTCTCCGACTATATCAAGTACCTCAACTACGATGTCAAAAAGGATGAGGAACTCAAACACCTCTTCGAGCTGGTGACCACCAATGAAACCAGCCTCTGCCGCGACATGCGGCAACTCACGGCATTCAAGGACCATGTGCTCAAGGAAAAAATCGAGGAACAGCGCAAGGCCGGCAAGCTGGAACTGAACATCTGGTCGGCTGGCTGCTCATCGGGCGAGGAACCCTATACCCTGGCCATCCTGCTGCTTGAGTCCCTCCGCCTCGAAATCGCCAAATGGCGCATCAACATCACCGCGGTCGATCTGTCGGCAGACATGATCCGCCGGGCAACCAAGGGGGTGTACGGCGAGTACGCATTCAAGACCACCCCCGACGAAATCAAAGACAAATATTTCACCGAAGTGCCCGGTGGCTGGAAGATCAAGCCCGCCGTGCAGAAGCTGGTCCGCTTCAAGCAGATGAACCTGAACGACTCGGGAAGTCTGAAGACCGTCCCACGCTCGCATATCGTCTTTTGTCGGAACGTCATCATCTACTTTGACGACGCCATGAAAAAGAAGGTCATTGGCGCATATTACGACAACCTGCTGCCCGGAGGATACCTCATGGTCGGTCATTCGGAGTCTTTGCATAAAATTTCCCAGAGCTTCAAGCCGGTCTACCATCCGGGGGCCATCGCATACAGAAAGGAAGAATAG
- a CDS encoding HDOD domain-containing protein, translated as MGMVHFDDLKAGMILASDLKASDGRLLFTAGTELQDRHLTLLERVGIKQADVEAEQLELDEKTLQEIEDYVRDFYLYVNPDFEPAIKMFRISLELTAKRVAGGWELPDINQRRATNVEHMEDLFSTGMGTPETIVKHETELTSFPDIFFRIKEVLEDDSASADTIAQVVSTDMSLSAKLLKLVNSPLYGFTQTIDSISRSVALVGAKELSTLALGISAINYFKDIPSELVDMKTFWRHSITCGIFAKILAGTQTGLSPERFFIAGLLHDVGRLIMFKKLPYASTEAMLFARENSIPLVEAEHSIMGFNHTDISAPLLQSWKFPEGLSCMINYHHMPMEYPNPLEPAIIHIADNLTNAVDIAMGGMYVVPGVDEEAWSLLGIKADTTLGEAVEEYHKQVDVIMEAFF; from the coding sequence ATGGGCATGGTACATTTTGACGATTTGAAGGCAGGGATGATCCTGGCCTCAGACCTGAAAGCCTCGGACGGAAGGCTGCTCTTTACTGCGGGCACCGAGTTGCAGGACCGACATCTGACACTCCTTGAACGCGTTGGTATCAAGCAGGCCGATGTGGAAGCCGAGCAGTTGGAGCTGGATGAAAAGACCCTGCAGGAAATCGAAGATTATGTCCGGGACTTCTACCTCTATGTCAACCCGGATTTCGAGCCAGCCATCAAGATGTTCAGGATATCCTTGGAACTGACGGCAAAACGGGTGGCTGGCGGCTGGGAGCTTCCCGACATCAACCAGCGCCGTGCAACCAATGTCGAACATATGGAGGACCTCTTCTCCACGGGCATGGGCACCCCCGAGACCATCGTCAAACATGAAACCGAACTGACCAGTTTCCCGGATATCTTTTTCCGCATCAAGGAAGTGCTGGAGGATGACAGCGCCTCCGCCGACACCATCGCCCAGGTGGTCAGCACCGACATGAGCCTGTCCGCAAAGCTCCTCAAGCTCGTGAACTCGCCCCTGTACGGCTTCACGCAAACCATTGATTCCATCAGCCGCTCCGTTGCGCTGGTGGGCGCAAAGGAACTTTCCACGCTGGCACTCGGCATCTCTGCCATCAATTATTTCAAGGACATTCCGTCCGAACTGGTCGACATGAAGACCTTCTGGCGTCACTCCATCACCTGCGGCATCTTTGCCAAGATACTCGCCGGCACACAGACCGGGCTATCTCCCGAACGTTTTTTCATCGCCGGGCTGCTGCACGATGTGGGACGGCTGATCATGTTCAAAAAGCTGCCCTACGCCTCCACCGAGGCCATGCTCTTTGCCCGCGAGAATTCCATACCGCTGGTTGAAGCCGAACACTCCATCATGGGATTCAACCACACGGATATCAGCGCCCCGCTGCTCCAATCCTGGAAATTCCCGGAAGGGCTGTCCTGCATGATCAATTACCACCACATGCCCATGGAATATCCCAACCCGCTGGAACCCGCGATCATCCATATCGCCGACAACCTGACCAATGCCGTGGATATCGCCATGGGCGGCATGTACGTCGTGCCCGGTGTGGACGAAGAGGCCTGGAGTCTGCTCGGCATCAAGGCCGACACGACCCTTGGCGAGGCTGTTGAAGAATACCACAAGCAGGTCGACGTCATCATGGAAGCGTTCTTCTAG
- a CDS encoding P-II family nitrogen regulator — MKKIEVITRNYKLDDIKEGLTSLGIKGMTVAEVKGFGRQGGHKEVYRGAEYQVDFVPKIKIDIVIDDELVADVVQAISNAARTGEVGDGKIFISPIDDVVRIRTGESGSDAV; from the coding sequence ATGAAAAAAATTGAAGTTATCACACGCAACTACAAGCTGGATGATATCAAGGAGGGACTCACGTCTCTGGGTATCAAGGGAATGACCGTGGCCGAGGTCAAAGGGTTCGGCCGGCAGGGTGGACACAAGGAAGTCTATCGCGGTGCGGAATATCAGGTTGATTTCGTTCCCAAAATCAAAATCGATATCGTCATTGATGACGAACTTGTTGCCGATGTGGTGCAGGCCATCTCGAACGCTGCACGGACCGGAGAGGTCGGTGATGGCAAGATCTTCATCTCGCCCATTGATGACGTGGTCAGAATACGAACAGGAGAATCCGGCTCGGACGCCGTATAG
- a CDS encoding ammonium transporter: MIQSGDTAFILVCAALVLLMTPGLALFYGGMVRSKNVLGTIMQSIIMISLVSLEWIYIGYSMSFGPDVAGVIGDMSHFALSGVTAAPSDTYATTIPHIVFMIYQCMFAVITPALITGAFAERVRFAPFCAFSVLWAVFVYNPVCHWVWGGGFLGDMGVLDFAGGLVVHLTCGVAALVACIAIGPRKGFRKRQFIPHNLPMTLIGTGLLWFGWFGFNGGSALAADEIAATAFVATHIAGMTGMLTWTVVEWYHAGKPTTLGAASGAIAGLATITPAAGFVGPNSAVAIGLLGGLICYLAVMAKNRFGYDDSLDVVGIHGVGGLVGTIALGLFASTAINPGGADGLFFGNPGFLVTQFIGIGIIGVYTLVISWIIIKGVNAVSPLRMEDNAEEIGMDTSEHSESAYQA, translated from the coding sequence ATGATTCAGAGCGGCGACACCGCCTTCATTCTTGTTTGTGCGGCCCTGGTACTGCTCATGACACCGGGGCTGGCCCTGTTTTACGGGGGCATGGTACGTAGCAAGAACGTGCTCGGTACCATCATGCAGTCCATTATCATGATTTCGCTCGTCAGCCTCGAGTGGATTTACATAGGCTATTCCATGAGCTTCGGTCCTGACGTGGCCGGCGTCATCGGAGATATGTCGCATTTCGCCCTCAGTGGCGTCACAGCCGCGCCAAGCGACACATATGCCACCACCATCCCGCATATCGTGTTCATGATCTATCAGTGCATGTTCGCGGTCATCACCCCGGCGTTGATCACCGGCGCGTTTGCAGAGCGTGTGCGGTTCGCTCCGTTTTGCGCCTTCAGCGTCCTGTGGGCCGTTTTCGTCTACAACCCTGTCTGCCACTGGGTCTGGGGCGGCGGGTTCCTGGGCGACATGGGCGTGCTCGATTTTGCAGGCGGGCTGGTTGTCCACCTGACCTGCGGTGTGGCCGCCTTGGTGGCCTGTATCGCTATCGGCCCTCGCAAGGGGTTTCGCAAACGCCAATTCATTCCTCACAACCTCCCCATGACACTCATCGGGACCGGCCTGCTCTGGTTCGGCTGGTTCGGGTTTAACGGCGGCAGCGCCTTGGCAGCCGATGAAATCGCGGCCACCGCATTCGTAGCAACCCATATCGCCGGCATGACCGGGATGCTCACATGGACCGTGGTCGAATGGTACCACGCAGGCAAGCCCACCACCCTGGGGGCGGCTTCAGGTGCCATCGCCGGTCTGGCCACAATCACCCCTGCCGCCGGATTCGTCGGTCCCAACTCAGCTGTGGCCATCGGTCTGCTGGGCGGGCTTATCTGCTATCTCGCGGTCATGGCAAAAAACCGTTTTGGGTATGACGACTCACTCGATGTGGTCGGCATCCATGGAGTCGGCGGTCTGGTCGGCACCATCGCGCTCGGGCTGTTCGCGTCTACGGCCATCAACCCCGGCGGAGCCGACGGTCTCTTCTTCGGCAATCCCGGCTTCCTGGTCACGCAGTTTATCGGTATCGGTATCATTGGAGTCTATACACTGGTGATTTCCTGGATTATCATCAAGGGAGTCAACGCGGTTTCCCCCTTGCGCATGGAAGACAATGCCGAGGAAATCGGCATGGACACTTCGGAACACTCCGAGAGTGCGTATCAGGCTTAA
- a CDS encoding TPM domain-containing protein: protein MKTAQTFLTQEEQDAIVACVQEAESRTSGEIVPMIASSSYEYPRASMVGGMLFGLVTAIGGSMLLEREDMWVFIPLFLGCYFLFSYLFEAIPVLKRPFISKHEMREEVEEAAFTAFYQHGLHHTRDLTGILIYISVYERSVQVLADKGINDKVDPKVWEEVVAMVTAGIKAGKPADAICQGVTRCAELVVEHFPIKHDDTDELPNLIINGE from the coding sequence ATGAAAACTGCACAGACTTTTCTCACTCAGGAAGAACAGGACGCCATCGTCGCATGTGTTCAGGAGGCGGAAAGCCGGACCTCCGGCGAGATCGTGCCCATGATCGCATCCTCGAGTTACGAATACCCCCGCGCCAGCATGGTGGGCGGTATGCTCTTCGGCCTGGTCACTGCCATTGGCGGCAGCATGCTGCTGGAACGTGAGGACATGTGGGTGTTCATCCCCCTGTTCCTTGGCTGTTACTTCCTCTTCTCCTATCTGTTTGAGGCGATCCCGGTGCTGAAACGGCCGTTCATCTCCAAGCATGAGATGCGCGAAGAGGTGGAAGAGGCCGCGTTCACGGCCTTTTATCAACACGGCCTGCATCACACCCGGGACTTGACCGGTATCCTTATCTATATCTCGGTTTATGAGCGCAGCGTACAGGTGCTGGCCGACAAGGGCATCAACGACAAGGTCGACCCCAAGGTGTGGGAAGAGGTCGTTGCCATGGTCACGGCAGGCATCAAGGCGGGAAAACCGGCTGATGCCATCTGCCAGGGGGTAACCCGGTGCGCCGAGCTGGTGGTTGAGCATTTTCCGATCAAGCATGATGACACCGATGAGTTGCCCAACCTGATTATCAACGGGGAATAA
- a CDS encoding TPM domain-containing protein: MRIHRIAVLGFILVLAMATAAMALDVPPYTGRVNDMANMMASTTENELDIALIELEKTDSTQVAILTIPSLEGDSLEEFSMRVAEAWKPGMKGSDNGVLLLVSKEDRKIRIEVGYGLEGVLTDVLSGQIIDDVITPQFKAGHFDRGFVDGVTAITAAVRGEFQALQKKKRSRGTSFLPVIIMIMFSVIFLTEKFGRKRRPLTSGGTIEDGTRRSSVGSTASTLFFLSMLGGGRGGGGGSGFGGGGFGGFGGGGFGGGGASGGW; this comes from the coding sequence ATGCGAATTCACCGTATAGCCGTACTCGGCTTCATACTCGTTCTGGCCATGGCTACCGCTGCCATGGCTCTGGACGTACCGCCCTATACGGGGCGGGTCAACGACATGGCCAACATGATGGCTTCCACCACGGAAAACGAGTTGGACATCGCGCTCATCGAGCTTGAAAAGACCGACTCCACCCAGGTGGCCATCCTGACGATTCCTTCCCTTGAAGGTGACTCGCTGGAGGAGTTCTCCATGCGCGTGGCCGAGGCCTGGAAGCCGGGCATGAAAGGCTCGGATAATGGCGTGCTCCTTCTGGTCAGCAAGGAGGACCGTAAAATCCGCATCGAAGTCGGCTATGGCCTTGAAGGCGTGCTCACCGACGTGTTGTCCGGCCAGATCATTGACGACGTCATTACTCCCCAGTTCAAGGCGGGGCATTTTGACAGAGGGTTTGTGGACGGCGTAACCGCCATAACCGCAGCGGTCAGAGGCGAATTTCAGGCCCTGCAAAAGAAGAAGCGCAGCAGAGGGACATCGTTCCTCCCCGTAATCATCATGATCATGTTCAGCGTCATCTTCCTTACCGAGAAATTCGGCAGAAAGCGGCGTCCATTGACATCCGGCGGCACGATAGAGGACGGCACCCGTCGTTCATCTGTCGGATCAACGGCCTCAACCTTGTTTTTCCTGTCCATGCTCGGCGGTGGCCGTGGCGGTGGAGGGGGCAGTGGGTTCGGCGGCGGTGGTTTTGGCGGATTCGGCGGTGGTGGATTCGGTGGTGGCGGCGCAAGCGGCGGCTGGTAA
- a CDS encoding LemA family protein: MLKRLVLIVMTVFMAMSLAGCGYNSMQQQEEEVFGAWANLEAVLQRRSDLIPNLVATVQGAAAHEKSTLAAVVEARAKATQTVLTPDMLGDKQALANFQAAQGQLSSALSRLMVVVERYPDLKANQNFLGLQHQLEGTENRITVARQRYNDAVKKFNFAIRSFPNSLTNSMLLHLERKEFFQADPGAKAAPKVNFGKES; encoded by the coding sequence ATGCTCAAACGTCTTGTTTTGATCGTCATGACGGTCTTTATGGCCATGTCCCTTGCCGGTTGCGGCTACAACTCCATGCAGCAGCAGGAAGAGGAAGTGTTCGGCGCATGGGCCAATCTCGAAGCCGTACTGCAGCGCCGTTCCGATCTCATCCCCAATCTGGTGGCAACCGTCCAGGGAGCAGCAGCGCATGAAAAATCCACCCTTGCCGCTGTTGTCGAGGCCCGTGCCAAGGCAACGCAGACAGTCCTGACCCCGGATATGCTGGGAGACAAGCAGGCGCTGGCCAATTTTCAGGCCGCTCAGGGGCAGCTTTCCTCTGCCCTGTCCCGTCTGATGGTAGTAGTGGAGCGGTACCCCGACCTCAAGGCCAACCAGAACTTTCTGGGCCTGCAGCACCAGCTTGAGGGCACGGAGAATCGTATTACCGTTGCTCGCCAGCGGTACAATGACGCGGTCAAGAAATTCAATTTTGCCATCAGAAGCTTCCCGAATTCCCTGACGAACTCCATGTTGCTCCATCTGGAACGCAAGGAGTTCTTCCAGGCTGATCCTGGTGCCAAGGCCGCGCCCAAGGTCAACTTCGGCAAAGAATCCTAA
- a CDS encoding YigZ family protein, with protein sequence MSDRYPIPSCFHRVEDSIKKSRFITSMDHAPDLDSAREFVARIKEEFPDATHNCWAYAAGPPGDTAKVGLSDDGEPGGTAGKPMLNMLLHGGVGEIAVVVTRYYGGTKLGTGGLVRAYSGMVKLGLESLPVKEMVETIMLDVTMPYPAITLFKRLLPEFEAEVREESFSDVAGFTLELPAEHLAEFDERVTELTDGQAILCKK encoded by the coding sequence ATGTCGGACAGATATCCCATCCCCAGTTGCTTTCATCGTGTGGAAGACTCCATCAAGAAAAGCCGCTTCATCACCTCCATGGACCATGCGCCGGACCTCGATTCGGCCCGAGAGTTTGTCGCCCGTATCAAGGAGGAATTTCCTGATGCCACGCACAACTGTTGGGCGTATGCAGCCGGTCCCCCCGGCGACACGGCCAAGGTGGGGTTGTCCGATGACGGCGAACCGGGCGGAACAGCCGGGAAACCCATGCTGAACATGCTGCTGCACGGTGGTGTCGGTGAGATCGCCGTGGTGGTCACCCGGTACTATGGGGGCACCAAACTCGGCACGGGTGGGTTGGTTCGAGCCTACTCCGGCATGGTCAAGCTCGGTCTGGAGTCCCTCCCCGTCAAGGAAATGGTGGAGACCATCATGCTGGACGTGACCATGCCGTATCCGGCGATCACCCTGTTCAAGCGGTTGTTGCCGGAGTTTGAAGCTGAAGTCAGAGAGGAATCCTTTAGCGATGTGGCGGGATTTACGTTGGAGTTGCCAGCTGAACATCTGGCCGAATTTGACGAACGGGTCACCGAGTTGACGGACGGGCAGGCTATATTGTGTAAAAAATGA
- a CDS encoding cereblon family protein, translated as MINGNWQPTHLLRDAPPDMGVVLKDASESKSTPELEAGDGGRALVCRQCRNKITRKDLAMTVNGSHRHVYFNPMGHLFELGCFASARHLSVHGVRTEEFTWFPGYAWQVVVCSTCGSQLGWKFTGKDDGFYGLLLNMLMEEDEDRSS; from the coding sequence ATGATCAATGGTAACTGGCAACCCACACACCTGCTTCGTGATGCACCCCCGGACATGGGGGTGGTGTTGAAGGACGCATCCGAGTCGAAATCCACGCCCGAACTTGAGGCCGGGGATGGAGGGCGCGCACTTGTCTGTCGTCAGTGCCGCAACAAGATTACCCGCAAAGACCTGGCCATGACCGTGAACGGGTCTCACCGTCACGTGTATTTCAATCCCATGGGCCACCTGTTCGAGCTGGGGTGCTTCGCGTCGGCTAGACATCTCTCGGTCCACGGCGTCAGAACCGAGGAGTTCACCTGGTTTCCCGGCTATGCCTGGCAGGTCGTGGTCTGTAGCACCTGCGGCAGTCAGCTCGGCTGGAAGTTTACCGGGAAGGATGATGGGTTTTACGGGCTGCTGTTGAATATGCTCATGGAAGAGGATGAGGATCGCTCCTCGTAA
- a CDS encoding LysE/ArgO family amino acid transporter, with the protein MTSFIQGFGMGGGLIVAIGAQNAFVLTQGVRRNHHLAVAALCILCDVVLISLGVTGVGTVIASNPTLGQVAAWGGACFLGWYGFAALRSAVQGGSLDAQSESTKGLKHTLMLTLAVTLLNPHVYLDTIVLMGSISGQYPTSERYVFGMGAATASCCWFLCLSLGGQLLAPLFTRDITWRILDSLVCLTMWGIAFSLLRSTLG; encoded by the coding sequence ATGACATCATTTATTCAGGGTTTTGGCATGGGAGGCGGTCTGATCGTCGCCATTGGAGCCCAGAACGCCTTTGTGCTGACACAGGGAGTGCGCCGCAACCATCATCTGGCTGTGGCGGCCCTGTGTATCCTGTGTGATGTCGTTCTTATTTCCCTGGGCGTCACCGGCGTGGGGACGGTGATCGCGTCCAATCCCACGCTGGGGCAGGTGGCCGCCTGGGGTGGGGCGTGTTTTCTTGGCTGGTATGGTTTTGCGGCCCTGAGGTCTGCGGTGCAGGGCGGTTCTCTTGATGCGCAGAGTGAATCGACCAAAGGGTTGAAACATACCCTCATGCTGACGTTGGCCGTGACCCTGCTCAACCCCCATGTCTATCTCGACACCATCGTGCTCATGGGTTCCATCAGCGGTCAATATCCCACCTCGGAGCGATATGTCTTCGGCATGGGAGCGGCCACGGCATCCTGCTGCTGGTTCCTGTGTCTGAGCCTCGGCGGGCAGTTGCTCGCCCCGCTGTTCACCCGTGATATCACCTGGCGGATTCTCGATTCACTGGTCTGTCTGACCATGTGGGGGATCGCCTTTTCGCTCCTGCGCTCGACGCTTGGTTGA
- a CDS encoding LysR family transcriptional regulator ArgP has translation MMDYKLVEAFAAVVSEGGFEKAAQSLHLTQGAVSQRVKLLEEQTGCVLLVRSSPPAPTAAGREMLKHFRKVKQLEEDLGPGLGQEREGFTTLPVGINADSLATWFFPALNGYLDTEPVLLDLRVDDQAATLELLRDGDVLGCISDRAQPLQGCRVEYLGDMDYRLYCTPSYKTKWFKNIITIEGMEQAPILIFNRKDRMHGILLEQKLGQKPHHQAAFYLPSSEQFAPAIASGRVSGMLPDQQAEAYVERGELVDLLPGHVFTVRLHWQCWNLESNRLAEFTEALVTGASQELVQRP, from the coding sequence ATGATGGACTACAAACTGGTGGAAGCATTTGCCGCAGTGGTCAGTGAGGGCGGGTTTGAAAAGGCCGCTCAATCCTTACATTTGACGCAAGGGGCTGTCTCCCAGCGGGTGAAACTGCTTGAGGAGCAGACCGGGTGCGTGCTGCTGGTGCGCTCTTCTCCCCCGGCTCCGACGGCTGCCGGACGCGAAATGCTCAAACATTTCAGAAAAGTAAAACAGCTTGAGGAAGATCTAGGCCCCGGTCTGGGACAGGAGCGCGAAGGGTTCACGACCCTGCCCGTGGGAATCAATGCCGACTCCCTGGCAACATGGTTCTTCCCGGCCCTCAACGGATATCTGGATACTGAACCGGTGTTGCTTGACCTCCGGGTCGATGATCAGGCGGCAACCCTTGAACTGCTCCGTGACGGCGACGTGCTCGGCTGTATCAGCGACAGGGCACAACCTCTCCAGGGGTGCCGCGTGGAATATCTCGGTGATATGGACTATCGCCTGTACTGCACTCCGTCATACAAAACGAAATGGTTCAAGAATATCATAACAATAGAAGGTATGGAGCAAGCGCCCATTCTGATCTTCAACCGCAAGGACCGCATGCATGGGATCTTGCTGGAGCAGAAACTGGGGCAGAAACCACACCATCAGGCCGCCTTCTACCTTCCCTCAAGCGAACAGTTCGCCCCGGCCATTGCCTCGGGACGGGTGAGCGGCATGTTACCGGACCAGCAGGCAGAAGCATATGTGGAACGCGGCGAACTCGTCGATCTTCTACCCGGTCACGTCTTCACGGTTCGTCTGCACTGGCAGTGCTGGAATCTGGAATCAAACCGATTGGCCGAATTCACCGAAGCGCTGGTGACCGGTGCCAGCCAGGAACTTGTTCAGCGTCCATGA